The following DNA comes from Vibrio gigantis.
TTTACCAGCTCAAAGGTACTGGCTTCCCTCAAGCCACCAATGCACAAGAGTTGTCACAACGTTGGAAAGAGCTTGTGGGCACGGAAGTCGACTCTCAGACCTATACAGACCTTACTCCTCGGTTAAATACACCGCACACCATTGAAGTATGGTATCAAGACCAAGAAGAGCCCCAACGTATTACCTATTATCAATTGCCTGAGTTCTGGTTACTAAAAAACTGGAATGATCAGTGGTTGGCGGTGTCGGTTGATAGAGATTTCCTTTTTCCTTAACTAGCAGAATATTAATAGTTTTACTCATTTATTTTTCTGCTTTTGTGATTTTCTTCCTACACTTAAATAGCAATTCTAGGTTTAGAATCTGTTTTTGAGAGTAGTAATATGAAGAGATTTACCTTTGCTTTATCCACTTTTTTACCATTCTTTGTTCATGCACACACTTTTGAAGTTAGCACTAACCTTCAAGACGGTACTTATGTTGGCGAGCCGGGTTTCTATCACACCAAAAATAGTGTTGAGGGAGGCTTAGGTATTCGCTTTATCTACGAACTTGAGGTATGGGATATCTTCGCCAAGTACGCGATGGGGAATTCAGACTTTCGTGACTCAAAAACCTACGCGGGCGGCGTCCGATACAGAGTGAACGATCAACATTGGATCTCTGCTGAATACAAAGGGTTGTATGCGAAAGAACAATACGAAGTCGACGATAGAATTTTAGACCCTACCCATCAGAATGCCATTACCAACGGTGAATGGGGGACATTTGCTATTGCGCGTTATCAATACAACTTAGCCAGTGAGGATTATCCATTTTACTTTGGGTTTGAACTCGCAACGGATACGACCACCACTGCATTAGTCGAAGACGATGCATCGGTTTTGGCTGGATACAACAACGATAAGTATTTTGCTGAAGCAAAAGTAGGGGAAGAACTAATGTGGCTTTCTTTAGGGTTAACTTTTGAGTTGTAATCTATGGGTTTACGCGAGAACATCGTGTTAAACCTTTGTGATTAAAAAGAGTGTGATATGCCAGAGTTGCCTGAAGTTGAAGTAAGCCGCATGGGTATAAGCCCGCATTTAGTTGGCCAAACGATTAAATCAATTACTTTTCGAACGCCAAAGTTGAGGTGGGATATCCCTCAAGAACTTAAACATCTGGAAGGAGAGGTAATAGAACAGATAACTCGTCGTGCGAAATATTTGATCATTCAAACTCAGGCAGGTAATGCAATTGTCCATTTAGGCATGTCTGGCTCATTAAGGGTGCTTGATGCGGGATTGACTCCCGGTAAACATGACCATATCGATCTCAAATTAACAAATGGAAAGATCCTGCGATATAACGATCCTCGTCGATTTGGCGCGTGGCTGTGGTCCAAACCGGATGAAGTACATTCAGTGTTACTAGGCTCAGGCCCTGAACCTTTAACTGAAGAGTTTAATGCCGCTCACCTTGCTGAAAAGGCGAAAGGACGCAAAGTTGCTATCAAACAGTTTGTTATGGACAACAAAGTCGTGGTTGGTGTCGGTAATATCTATGCTAATGAAGCTCTGTTCTCTTCGAAAATTCATCCTTTTCGTCCCGCTAATAAAGTGACATCTGCTGAATGGGAGCTAATCACCCAAGAGATAAAGCAAGTATTGGCAACTGCCATTAAACAAGGCGGAACAACACTAAAAGATTTTGCTCAGGCGGATGGTAAGCCTGGCTACTTTGCGCAAGAGCTGCAGGTGTATGGTAAAGCGGGTGAGCCGTGTCCAAGTTGTGGTGAATTATTGC
Coding sequences within:
- the mutM gene encoding bifunctional DNA-formamidopyrimidine glycosylase/DNA-(apurinic or apyrimidinic site) lyase codes for the protein MPELPEVEVSRMGISPHLVGQTIKSITFRTPKLRWDIPQELKHLEGEVIEQITRRAKYLIIQTQAGNAIVHLGMSGSLRVLDAGLTPGKHDHIDLKLTNGKILRYNDPRRFGAWLWSKPDEVHSVLLGSGPEPLTEEFNAAHLAEKAKGRKVAIKQFVMDNKVVVGVGNIYANEALFSSKIHPFRPANKVTSAEWELITQEIKQVLATAIKQGGTTLKDFAQADGKPGYFAQELQVYGKAGEPCPSCGELLQEQKIGQRNTFFCDSCQT